Proteins encoded together in one Lathyrus oleraceus cultivar Zhongwan6 chromosome 5, CAAS_Psat_ZW6_1.0, whole genome shotgun sequence window:
- the LOC127083015 gene encoding serine/threonine-protein phosphatase 7 long form homolog has product MPYPDPWCVPYIERAGFGHVMHVVNATIDAKFILALCERWRPETHTFHLPTGECTVTLEDVYMLLGLRIDGKPVTGNVQQPNQICVEMLGVDLVEGEGSAKARGQGIKLSSLQLYHDSITLTEESSEQEKVIKTRVYIMLLFGNLLFPEGTGNSINFMYLSLLGDIDRISTYSWGSAVLAFLYSSLCKNAQNEHCTFSGCSFLLQTWGWWRLPRLAPENPNDYSFPYATRFITTGLDYSLTPKNKIIFYRQLLDRLRAQDFIWRPYLGLEHQPNPEDAAVWTAKTAIMRFTTVEMHQSDRVKLQFGMHQDIPGPPMSMEPWHLKKVSHQWYAQNWKEFAKEFRKMWKDRAHYVLQFPVAPNEMKPTREYVEWYRANTNPEMIVSDPFYLDDPRMQQPYFQQQQPPQYSQQQQPPPYYQQQQPPQPFYQQQPPPPYYQQQPPPPYYQQQQPQHMSTPQPNQQYIPQTQSQYHEDYQQQTQHSHHHQQSQHLPQYQSPYFHQSQQFQHGNFPSSSSPPPSPDTGIQEDYQQDYYTPQQTLHFGQPDSTLNYQRPQFEGAPSSSQFVPPRQSFEGAEGTRLSYSTEGTSTEPQRQAARGRVRARGGNREAPPPREPSRRVTRPPPCGSYKGPHHM; this is encoded by the exons cttatccagacccatggtgcgtaccttacatagagcgtgcgggtttcggtcatgtaatgcatgtcgtaaatgccaccattgatgccaaattcattttggctctgtgtgaacgttggagacctgagacacacacctttcacctaccaactggtgaatgtaccgtcacattagaggacgtgtacatgcttttaggtcttagaatagatggtaagcctgtcaccggaaatgttcaacagcctaaccaaatatgtgttgaaatgttgggggtagatctggtcgagggtgaggggtctgccaaagcaaggggtcagggtattaaattatctagcctacaattgtaccacgactccataactttgactgaggaatcctccgaacaagaaaaagtcataaaaacccgggtttacattatgctattgtttgggaacttgctatttcccgaagggacgggaaatagcataaattttatgtacttgagtttgctcggggacattgatagaataagcacatatagttggggttctgcagtattagcattcctatatagctctttgtgtaaaaatgcacaaaatgagcactgtacattttctggatgttCTTTTTTGCTtcaaacatgggggtggtggagattgccgaggctagccccagaaaatcctaatgactactccttcccctacgcaactag gttcattacaaccggactggattacagtcttacccccaaaaataaaattatattttatcgtcaactgttggatcgtctccgagcacaggat tttatttggaggccatatttgggattggaacatcaaccaaaccccgaagatgcagctgtttggacagcaaaaacggccataatgcggttcaccactgtggagatgcaccaaagtgaccgtgtcaagcttcaattcggaatgcatcaagacatcccaggccccccaatgtccatggaaccttggcatctaaaaaaagtcagccaccagtggtatgcccaaaattggaaggaatttgctaaggagtttcgaaaaatgtggaaagaccgtgcccactatgttctacaatttccggtggcgcccaacgaaatgaagccgacaagggaatatgtggaatggtatagagcaaataccaatccagaaatgattgtgtctgacccgttctatttggacgatccccggatgcaacagccatatttccaacaacaacaaccaccacagtattcccaacaacaacaaccaccaccttattaccaacaacaacaaccaccacaaccattttaccaacaacaaccaccaccaccttattaccaacaacaaccaccaccaccatattaccaacaacaacaaccacaacacatgtccaccccccaaccaaatcaacaatacataccacaaactcaatcccaataccatgaagactaccaacaacaaactcaacattcccaccaccatcaacagtcccaacacctaccacaatatcaatccccctacttccaccaatcccaacaaTTCCAACACGGCAATTTCCcaagctcttccagtcctccacctagccccgacacgggtatacaagaggactaccaacaggactactacacaccacaacaaacattgcactttggccaacccgattcaaccctaaactaccaaagaccacaattcgagggcgcacccagcagtagtcagtttgtcccaccgagacaaagcttcgagggcgcagaggggacccgtctttcctacagcactgaagggacttcgaccgAACCACAACGGCAAGCGGCAAGGGGGCGCGTTAGggcaaggggtggtaatagggaagcaccaccaccacgtgaaccgtctaggcgagtaactagacctcccccgtgcggatcgtacaagggaccgcatcatatgtga